In Bacillus sp. NP247, one DNA window encodes the following:
- a CDS encoding excalibur calcium-binding domain-containing protein, with product MAILGNIGVALFLIAIILLILCIISFFKKNGKAKQYGRPTVILFMISILLIGIGTTKSEHPVIDFFATLSFILFIFFLVLAILSVIKKTGVAKKQFILTAILFVLFGALSSISNPSSEKTTATNKQVASNSEEKKDDEKTRKEQEDEKRQAEEQARKQEDEKRLADEQARKQQEEQKRLADEQARKQQEEQKRQADEQARKQQEEQKRQADEQARKQQEEQKRQADEQARKQQEEQKRQADEQARKQQEDQQKAQQAQTQPAASNNSNVTYKNCTEVKNAGKAPLYRDQPGYSSHLDRDGDGVACEK from the coding sequence ATGGCTATTTTAGGTAATATTGGTGTAGCTTTATTTTTGATTGCTATCATTCTTTTAATCTTATGTATCATTTCATTCTTTAAGAAAAATGGAAAAGCAAAACAATATGGTCGTCCTACTGTTATTCTTTTTATGATTTCAATTCTCTTAATAGGAATTGGCACTACAAAATCTGAACACCCAGTCATCGATTTTTTTGCTACTTTAAGTTTCATTTTATTTATTTTTTTCCTTGTTCTAGCAATCTTATCTGTAATTAAGAAAACAGGTGTAGCAAAAAAACAATTTATCCTTACAGCTATTTTATTTGTCCTTTTTGGTGCGTTATCAAGTATTTCAAATCCTTCTTCTGAAAAAACGACAGCAACTAATAAACAAGTCGCTTCTAATAGTGAAGAGAAAAAAGATGACGAAAAAACTCGTAAAGAACAAGAAGATGAGAAACGCCAAGCCGAAGAGCAAGCTCGTAAGCAAGAAGATGAAAAACGTCTAGCTGATGAACAAGCTCGTAAACAACAAGAAGAGCAAAAACGTCTAGCTGATGAACAGGCTCGTAAACAACAAGAAGAGCAAAAACGCCAGGCTGATGAACAGGCTCGTAAACAACAAGAAGAGCAAAAACGCCAGGCTGATGAACAGGCTCGTAAACAACAAGAAGAGCAAAAACGCCAGGCTGATGAACAAGCTCGCAAACAACAAGAAGAGCAAAAACGCCAGGCTGATGAACAAGCTCGCAAACAACAAGAGGATCAGCAAAAAGCACAGCAAGCTCAAACACAACCAGCTGCAAGTAACAATAGTAATGTAACTTACAAAAATTGTACTGAAGTTAAAAATGCTGGAAAAGCTCCATTATATAGAGATCAGCCAGGTTATAGCTCTCACCTTGATCGTGATGGCGATGGAGTTGCATGTGAAAAATAG
- the exsG gene encoding exosporium protein ExsG: MEFQLLVNCILQEGNAYFLVTKVDDVITLKVPITAGVAALFLAFGVPRCS; the protein is encoded by the coding sequence ATGGAATTTCAATTGTTAGTGAATTGTATATTACAAGAAGGTAATGCTTACTTTTTAGTAACGAAGGTAGACGATGTAATTACGTTAAAAGTACCTATTACAGCAGGAGTAGCAGCATTATTTTTAGCTTTTGGTGTACCAAGATGTTCTTAA
- a CDS encoding arylamine N-acetyltransferase yields the protein MMTNLQKEFFKRLKIPAKELTFDDLDEVLLKMGMIFPYENLDIMAGTIKNISKNNLVEKLLIQKRGGLCYELNSLLYYFLIDCGFQVYKVAGTVYDLYDNKWKPDDGHVIIILSHNHTDYIVDAGFASHLPLHPVPFNGEVISSQTGEYRIYKRNTRKGTHILEMRKGANGESTSFLQSEPSNEWKIGYAFTIDPIDEKKVNNIQKVIVEHNESPFNKGAITCKLTDYGHISLTKKNYTETFKGTKNKRPIGSKEYARILRESFGITQEKYVGKILERG from the coding sequence ATGATGACTAATTTGCAAAAGGAGTTTTTTAAACGATTAAAAATTCCCGCAAAAGAACTAACATTTGATGATTTAGATGAGGTCCTCTTAAAAATGGGAATGATTTTCCCCTATGAAAATCTTGATATTATGGCTGGTACGATTAAAAACATTTCAAAAAATAACTTAGTAGAAAAGTTACTTATTCAAAAACGAGGTGGTCTTTGTTATGAATTAAATTCCTTATTGTATTACTTTTTAATTGATTGTGGGTTTCAAGTATACAAAGTAGCTGGTACTGTTTACGATCTTTACGATAATAAATGGAAACCTGATGATGGTCATGTCATTATCATATTAAGCCATAATCATACAGATTATATTGTGGATGCAGGTTTTGCATCTCATCTCCCTTTACATCCAGTCCCTTTTAACGGCGAAGTCATATCTTCTCAAACGGGAGAATATCGAATTTACAAACGAAATACCCGAAAAGGTACACATATTTTAGAAATGCGCAAAGGGGCTAACGGAGAATCTACAAGTTTCTTACAATCTGAACCTTCAAATGAATGGAAAATAGGCTATGCTTTCACAATAGATCCAATAGATGAGAAAAAAGTGAATAACATTCAAAAAGTAATTGTAGAGCATAACGAATCGCCTTTTAATAAAGGGGCTATCACTTGTAAATTAACTGATTACGGTCACATATCATTAACGAAAAAAAATTATACAGAAACCTTTAAAGGCACAAAAAATAAACGACCAATAGGTTCTAAAGAATATGCTCGCATTCTTCGTGAATCTTTTGGAATCACTCAAGAGAAATATGTAGGAAAAATATTAGAAAGAGGCTAG
- a CDS encoding triacylglycerol lipase, with protein MRLMRRCVALLIIFFIMAPSISTNVRAEVVKELGKGFPDTEVFTPGDWFLGQKPTNYDENKPPILFVQGRNGNADSWYGKTVYHDINDMYDYALKAGYQTVFIQLYDAAGKGSASQWDNGKLLAQKLEEIYNHFGKKVTIVAHSKGGIDTQAALVGYGANRFVGNVITLATPHHGSNLADLSYSWWAGWLASILGQKDDGTYSLQIGEMAKFRSTIDNNPAAKLNRYYTATGTSWGPVFSALSMGGLYLSSYGSNDGLVNEWSAKLPYGTHLFTDSRFDHDNIRKGSAVFARIEPYLRTANVPVPALLAPSNSSEEKVEQLNTTSNQAILGGELSQNQWVGQTIAVDKKAEGVVSVLTASSDVEIQLISPKGKVYTNKDSAVSTGEDESFFKGATIRTFKFDKMEAGEWQVKMMAKQPKDAYLIVTDYKKDAPFVLQMPAKVKVNKAEYKLKKSPVAPEMKGDLSVTVRVINKDGKLVSESNESQNINTTTFTGALKNIEQPGVYNVTIDIKGMNKEGQPYNRTIVKSVYVEK; from the coding sequence ATGCGATTAATGAGAAGATGTGTTGCCTTACTAATTATATTTTTTATCATGGCTCCATCGATTAGCACAAATGTACGGGCGGAAGTTGTAAAAGAGCTTGGAAAGGGGTTTCCTGATACAGAAGTATTTACACCTGGTGATTGGTTTTTAGGACAAAAACCAACTAATTATGATGAGAATAAGCCTCCAATCCTCTTTGTACAAGGCAGGAATGGTAATGCGGATAGTTGGTATGGAAAGACTGTATATCACGATATAAATGATATGTATGACTATGCTTTGAAAGCGGGATATCAAACGGTATTTATTCAATTATATGATGCGGCAGGGAAAGGATCGGCTAGTCAGTGGGACAACGGAAAATTGTTAGCACAAAAACTGGAAGAAATATATAATCATTTTGGTAAAAAGGTTACTATTGTAGCGCATAGTAAAGGTGGTATAGATACACAAGCGGCATTAGTTGGATATGGTGCGAATCGATTTGTTGGGAATGTTATTACACTTGCGACACCGCATCACGGCTCAAATTTAGCGGATTTATCATATAGTTGGTGGGCAGGTTGGCTTGCTTCTATATTAGGTCAAAAAGATGATGGGACATACTCATTGCAAATAGGTGAAATGGCAAAGTTTCGTTCTACAATAGATAATAATCCTGCAGCTAAATTAAACCGTTACTATACGGCTACTGGGACAAGCTGGGGACCTGTTTTTTCAGCATTATCTATGGGCGGGTTGTATTTGTCATCATACGGTTCTAATGATGGATTAGTGAACGAATGGAGTGCTAAGTTACCATATGGAACACATTTATTTACAGATTCACGATTTGATCATGATAATATACGAAAAGGTTCAGCCGTTTTTGCACGAATTGAACCATATTTACGGACAGCAAATGTACCAGTACCAGCTTTATTAGCCCCGAGTAATAGTTCAGAGGAAAAGGTAGAACAATTAAACACAACTTCTAATCAAGCTATTTTAGGAGGAGAGTTGTCACAAAATCAGTGGGTAGGACAAACTATCGCAGTTGATAAAAAAGCAGAAGGGGTAGTTTCTGTTTTAACAGCTTCTTCGGATGTAGAAATACAACTAATATCTCCAAAAGGAAAAGTTTATACAAATAAAGATAGTGCTGTATCTACTGGTGAAGATGAATCTTTCTTTAAAGGGGCGACTATAAGAACATTTAAATTTGATAAAATGGAAGCAGGAGAATGGCAAGTTAAAATGATGGCGAAGCAGCCGAAAGATGCATATTTAATCGTGACCGATTACAAAAAAGATGCTCCGTTCGTCCTTCAAATGCCGGCAAAAGTTAAAGTAAATAAAGCAGAGTATAAACTCAAAAAATCACCTGTAGCTCCAGAAATGAAAGGCGATCTTTCAGTAACAGTAAGAGTAATTAATAAAGATGGAAAGTTAGTTTCTGAATCAAATGAATCGCAAAATATTAATACAACTACATTTACAGGTGCTTTGAAAAATATAGAACAGCCGGGTGTATATAACGTTACAATTGATATAAAAGGGATGAATAAGGAAGGACAACCTTATAATCGTACGATAGTTAAGTCGGTTTATGTGGAGAAGTAG
- a CDS encoding preprotein translocase, whose product MGSYYHSSSSYKRCSCHSSSSSYKKCSCHQSSSSYKKCSCDHSHKSSKPAYGTFWQTEFITVPFGGSFPFNHVGPLAGGVSLLNPTTIQFSKAGDYRISFISSINTTLNPVFPHIPVITIFLNNNPLANSQGDFAFQLNTSSNNECLQLVGETIVTVPANSTLQLRNNSGFNHQSIVTCDNGINSVELTVTKLS is encoded by the coding sequence TTGGGTTCATACTATCATTCTTCAAGTTCATATAAAAGATGTTCATGCCACTCTTCTTCTAGTTCATATAAAAAATGTTCGTGCCATCAATCTTCCAGTTCGTATAAAAAATGTTCATGCGACCATTCACATAAATCATCTAAGCCTGCTTACGGCACTTTTTGGCAAACTGAGTTTATCACTGTTCCTTTTGGCGGTTCTTTTCCGTTTAATCACGTTGGCCCTTTGGCAGGAGGAGTTTCCTTACTAAATCCGACTACTATACAATTTAGTAAAGCTGGTGATTATAGAATTTCTTTCATTTCAAGTATTAACACTACGTTAAATCCTGTATTTCCCCATATTCCAGTCATAACTATATTTTTAAATAACAATCCACTTGCTAATAGTCAAGGTGATTTCGCTTTTCAATTGAATACTTCATCAAATAACGAATGCCTTCAACTAGTTGGCGAAACTATTGTTACGGTACCTGCTAATTCAACTCTTCAACTTAGAAATAATAGTGGTTTCAATCATCAAAGTATTGTAACTTGTGATAATGGTATAAATTCAGTTGAATTAACAGTTACAAAACTAAGTTAA
- a CDS encoding stage V sporulation protein S: MENILKVSSKSSPNSVAGAIAGVLRASGNVEIQVIGAGSLNQAIKAIAIARGFVAPSGIDLVLVPAFQEVTIDNQERTAIKLIVGPRRKRS; this comes from the coding sequence ATGGAAAATATATTAAAGGTATCCTCAAAATCAAGTCCGAATTCAGTGGCAGGTGCCATAGCGGGTGTACTAAGAGCAAGTGGCAATGTAGAAATCCAAGTAATTGGAGCTGGTTCTTTAAATCAAGCGATTAAAGCGATTGCGATTGCAAGAGGTTTTGTCGCTCCAAGTGGAATTGACTTGGTTCTTGTTCCAGCGTTTCAAGAGGTTACTATCGATAATCAAGAAAGAACAGCAATCAAATTAATTGTAGGTCCTAGAAGAAAAAGGTCTTAA